In the Corynebacterium jeikeium genome, CTATGACCTCGAAAAAGAAAAAGAGGAAGCTAAGCTACAACTAAGCAGAGACGACCAATTCTACTACGATAGAATAATTAATGGCGCATCTTTAGATGAGCTCATTCAGGAGTCCAAAAATGATCGAAACAGGTCAAATCTAATTAATGCGTACGCAAGAATAACGGAACAGATTGAAATCTATAAAGGGAAAGATCATGCATATGAAAAACTAATTTCCCTCAAAAACTTTCTTGCAAAAGACGCCCAAGTTCTATTGGCCGTTGCCTCCGGACTTTCTGAAGCCTATGTCATTTTCGAGACCCTTAACGATCGCGGAGCTGCCCTTACTACCGCAGATCTTTTAAAAAATTTCTTCCTCAGCTCCGCCGGCGACGATAAGGTGGCAGACGCTTTGAAAGCTTGGACGACAATCGCCTCATACTTCGACAAATCCGACGAGCTGGTCAAATTCATTAAGGCAGACTATACATCACGGTGGGGTCAAGTAAAGAAAAAGGATCTATATAAAGCCCTTCAAGCAAAGCTCGAAAGAAAAGGAGATGCTACCTTAGATTACCTCCGGAATCTTGAAAGCTCATTAAAGATCTACGACGCACTACGCTCTTTTGATTCCCCGTATTGGTCGAGCATTTCCGAAGATGTAAGAGATGAGATCATTGCACATCGTCGCTTCGCCCTAGAAGCTCCCAATGCAATGTTCCTTGCTGCACTGCGAAATTGGAGACCCAAAGAGTCTACCAAACTCATCAAAATTGCTACCACTTGGTCCATCAGGGCAGCCCTTTCAGGAATAATGGGTGGCGGAACAGCTGAGAGAATTTATGGCGATGTTGCTGCTAAGATCGACGCCGGAGAACTTAAAAATGCCACAGATGTAGAAGCGTGGTTCTTTGACAAAAACTTCGTTCCATCCGATAATCAATTCCGCAGCGCTCTGCTCACCGTTAACGATAAAAGCATGAGCCGAGTCAAGTATCTGCTAGCTAAGATCGAACTCGCATACTGGAAACGCATCGGAAAAAATGTGGAGTCTTTCCCTTCCTGGGACGCAAAGTCTATCACTGTCGAGCATATCGTAGCGAACTCCAAGAAGATTGCCGTCGATATAAATGATAATAGAAGTGTCGTCAAGGAGTATCAGCATGCACTTCCAAATTTGACGCTTTTTGAACGTTCACTCAATAATGCAGCAGCCGATGCCGAATTTTCCATTA is a window encoding:
- a CDS encoding DUF262 domain-containing protein, whose translation is MTRTTNFDHDTLAHLLQDRKLSIPDFQRSYSWTEENVDDYWNDITRAMEDQEDYFLGTVVLADINQSDGRQFIVDGQQRIVTTALTLYSISRAVGELGKEKAQKKIFSDFIADYDLEKEKEEAKLQLSRDDQFYYDRIINGASLDELIQESKNDRNRSNLINAYARITEQIEIYKGKDHAYEKLISLKNFLAKDAQVLLAVASGLSEAYVIFETLNDRGAALTTADLLKNFFLSSAGDDKVADALKAWTTIASYFDKSDELVKFIKADYTSRWGQVKKKDLYKALQAKLERKGDATLDYLRNLESSLKIYDALRSFDSPYWSSISEDVRDEIIAHRRFALEAPNAMFLAALRNWRPKESTKLIKIATTWSIRAALSGIMGGGTAERIYGDVAAKIDAGELKNATDVEAWFFDKNFVPSDNQFRSALLTVNDKSMSRVKYLLAKIELAYWKRIGKNVESFPSWDAKSITVEHIVANSKKIAVDINDNRSVVKEYQHALPNLTLFERSLNNAAADAEFSIKKETYRESGFELTKKLYDLDSFEDQEMEDRCEMILDLALEAWPFPHKR